The following DNA comes from Cryobacterium psychrophilum.
GATGCCGCCAGCAAGGCCGCGTTTGAGGCCCGTGTCATGCACGCGGTCGACGAGCTCGACATTGAACTCGTCGTACTCGCCCGGTACATGCAGATTCTCTCCCCCGAACTCTGCGAACGTCTGGCCGGCCGGGCGATCAACATTCACCACTCGTTCCTGCCCGGGTTCAAGGGCGCGAACCCCTACCGGCAGGCGCATGCGCGCGGCGTGAAGCTCATTGGAGCGACCGCCCACTTCGTGACCGGCGACCTCGACGAGGGCCCGATCATTGAGCAGAACGTGGTGCGCGTCGACCACTCCCGCACACCGGCCGAGCTTGTCGCCATCGGCCAGGACGAGGAGAGCCGCACGCTCACCCAGGCGGTCAAGTGGTTCGCGGAGAACCGCGTGCTGCTCGACGGCGCCCGAACGATCATCTTCAAGTAGCTCGCTCCATTGCGAGCAGCCCACGGGCCGGGGCCTTCGGTAGAATGACGGGGTGACAGATTCCCGCGCGCAGCCACCCATCGGCCCCAACGACATCCTCCGCTCCGTGCTCGAACTCTTCGCGTTCATCAGCCTCGGCCTCTGGGGCTTTCTGGCCTGGCCACTGCCGTGGCCCGGCGTGCTCGTGGGTATCGCTGCACCGGCGTTCGCCATTCTCGTGTGGGCGCTGTTCCGGTCACCGAAGGCCGTCTTCACACTTGACCCGTTCGGCAAGGCCTTCGTGGAGATCTGCGTCTTCGGCGCGGCCGCCATCGCCTGGTGGGACCTCGGTCAGCCCGTGGTCACCGTGGTCTTCGCCGTTGTCGCCACGGTGAGCGGCATCATCTCCGGCCGCAAGGAACTCGCCGGCTGAACCCGTTACGCCGGCAGGTGCGTGCGGGGCATGCGTAGCGCGTAAGCAGATGTCGCGAGCAGCAACAGGGCGCCGACGAGGAACGCGAGTGGGAGCGACACCAGATCCACGAGCAGTCCGGCCACGAGCGGACCGGCAATCGCCCCGGCGTCGGAGAACATTGAGAACACGGCCACGGGGCGCCCTCCCCTGGCTCCGGCCGCGTCGCCCAGTGCGGCTGCCGGGGCGGTTCCCATGAAGGCCGCGGCCACGCCGTACAGGCACAGCAGCGCGCCGAGCACCCAGATGTTCGGCGCGAAGGGCACGGCCATGATCGTCACCGCGGCGAGCGCGAACGCCCCGATGATCGCGGGGCGGCGGCCGACCGTGTCAATGAACCGGGCGGCCGGGGCGAGGGTGAGCGTCTGGGCCACGGCCGCGCACGCGAAGGCGATGCCGGTCCAGCTCGTGGGTCCGCGCAGCACCTCGACGATGATGACCGGGACCAGGGTTCCACGAACGCCCAGCGATGTCCATCCCTGGGCAAAGTTAGCCAGGCACGCAGCCCGAAACCGGGTATCACGCAACACCGTGCGGAACGGGGTGCGTTGCGCGGTCTCGGCCGAGGTATCTGCTGTGCCAGAAGTTGTCGAGCGCAACAGCACGATGCCGATCACGCCGGCCACGCCGAGGGTGCCGGCGTAGAAGAAGAATGGAGCGGTGAGGGAGATGGTGGCGAGGAGGCCGCCGATGGCTGGACCGGCCATGCCGCCAATGAGGAAGCCACCCTGATAGAAGCCGATGGCTCGCGCGCGAATGGCCGTGGGGGTGGAGCCGAGCAGCAGCGTCATCGCGGAAACGGAGAACAGTGCGGAGCCGATGCCGCCAACGCCGCGCAGCAGCAGCAGCTGCGGGTACGTCTCGGCGATGCCCGCGAGCCCGCTCGAAACGGCGACGATTCCGATTCCGGCCGAGAGGATGGTGCGTTCACCGGCCCAGTCGATCAGGCGACCGCAGAACGGGCTCGTGACGAGGCGCATCAGGGCGAAGGCAGAGACCACGGCTCCCACGGCGACATAGTTCACGCCGAAGCTGCGCACGTAGACCGGCAGCACGGGGACCACCACGCCGAAGCCGACCATGACGAAGAAGGCGATCACGCCGAGGACGAGCACATCGCGGGGAAGTCGGGGCCGCGGCGCCGCACCTGCACCCTGGGTGCCGCGTGAGAAACGGCCCGTTCGCATTCCTCCAGCCTAATACGGGGCTCCCTGTCCCGCGGGCCGCCAGCGACCCGAACGAGAACGGTACTCCCGGTCCAAAGACAGCGAGCCCCGTGGTGGGCACGTCTACCCGGCGCGTGCGACGCCTGCCGGGTCGCCCGCACGGGCACTCCTTGCTGTCGAACCGGCCGGCGGTTCGGGTCAGACGGCTTCCCCGGTCGCCCCTTCGGTCGGTACGGTCGCGTGCACACGTGCCGCGGCATCCGCGCGCCCACCGATGGCGCGCAGAGCGTTGAGGATCGTGATGAGGTCAACGACTTCCTGGCTGAGCGCCCCGATCGTGGCCGGGATCAGGCCGAACGCGGCCACAATCATGAGGATGACGCTCAGCGCTATGCCGAGCCAGATGCTCTGCAGGGCGACCCGCACGGTGTCCTGACCGATGGTGACCGCGCGCGCGGTGCGTGACACGTCGTCGAGCAGGATCACGACGTCGGCTGATTCGCTCGCCGCCGTTGAACCGCGCGCCCCCATGGCGATGCCCACGTCGGCGACCGCGAGCACCGGGGCGTCGTTGACGCCGTCGCCCACCATGATCACGGGCCGGGCCGTGAGCGCACGCACCGCGTCGACCTTGTCGCTCGGCAGGCAATCCGCCTGCACCCGGGTGATCCCGACCTGTCCGGCGATGTGTTCGGCGGTTTCCCGCGCGTCGCCGGTGAGCATGAGGGATTCCTTCACCCCGAGCTCGGCCAGCCGTGCGACCGTGTGGCTGGCGTTGTCCCGCACGAGGTCCCGCGCCACGAGCGACCCCGCGAACCGGCCCCCGACCGCCACGTACATGGCCAGCTCGCCCCCGCGCAGACGCGCGAGGGCGGCATCCGGTGCATGCTCGCG
Coding sequences within:
- a CDS encoding YrdB family protein; the protein is MTDSRAQPPIGPNDILRSVLELFAFISLGLWGFLAWPLPWPGVLVGIAAPAFAILVWALFRSPKAVFTLDPFGKAFVEICVFGAAAIAWWDLGQPVVTVVFAVVATVSGIISGRKELAG
- a CDS encoding MFS transporter, yielding MRTGRFSRGTQGAGAAPRPRLPRDVLVLGVIAFFVMVGFGVVVPVLPVYVRSFGVNYVAVGAVVSAFALMRLVTSPFCGRLIDWAGERTILSAGIGIVAVSSGLAGIAETYPQLLLLRGVGGIGSALFSVSAMTLLLGSTPTAIRARAIGFYQGGFLIGGMAGPAIGGLLATISLTAPFFFYAGTLGVAGVIGIVLLRSTTSGTADTSAETAQRTPFRTVLRDTRFRAACLANFAQGWTSLGVRGTLVPVIIVEVLRGPTSWTGIAFACAAVAQTLTLAPAARFIDTVGRRPAIIGAFALAAVTIMAVPFAPNIWVLGALLCLYGVAAAFMGTAPAAALGDAAGARGGRPVAVFSMFSDAGAIAGPLVAGLLVDLVSLPLAFLVGALLLLATSAYALRMPRTHLPA